GCCGTTCTCGCCGTCCAAGGGATAGGCCACCTTCTTCGAAAACTTGTTGAAGACAGGGCCCCGACCGAGTCCGCGCCAGCGCGTGAGCGTCTTGGGGGACATGCCCCAGCGATTGGCCAGCTCGACTTCGTTCAGGAAGCGTCGCTCGGACAGTTCCGACGGTTGGGGGGTGGGCGTCGCACTGAAGCCGACGCCGGAATGCTGGCCCGGTTTGCCACCGAAGCCAGGGGACAGTGCCATTGAATAGGCCATTGCCATGCTCCTTTCCCGTTTAGGGATGGAGGCGTGAGCGGTGGCCAGTCCTGTACCGGCCGTTGACGCCGTTTCACGCCTTCATCGGGGAAGGCGCTACATCCGGCGTAGCAACAGCTACTTTTGGCGTAGCGGAAATTTTTTTGCGTGGCTCTTCGCTAGCCGAATGACTCAATCAACCGGCGTTGCTCATTCCAGTCCAAGGGCACCTTGGCCCGCAGGATGGCTTCCAGAGATACCGCCCGGGGAAGCCGTCCTTCGTAGGCTGCCTGCACAATGTCCGGGGCGAGAAGCGCCAGCCGCAACAGATCGTTGACCGTGGAGCGATGTATGCCCTCGCGTTCGGCAATCTCAGTACCGCTGGCCACCGTGCCGTTGTCGATCAACTGCTGCCAGTAAATGCCACGCCCCATTGCCTTGAGCAGCGGACGATCCTGCTCGGGGGTAAGCACCGGGGTATCGGTGACGGCAACCGGCTGGCTGACGCCTTCCGGCCCGACGATCACCTTCTTGATGCCGCGTTTCTTAAAGTGGAAAGGAACAAAGGTGGTGATCCGTACACCGCCGCCCTCCAGCGGGTGGCGGCGTTCGTGAGGTTTGCCGTCGCCAATGAGCTTTTTGGAAGACCGATTCATCACACCACCTCCATTTCCAACATCTCACCGCCAATGGTGTCCGGCCGCAGCTCACCAGCCAGTTCCTGCCAGCCGGATTCGCGCCAGACGATGTCAACTCCGTCCGAGAGGAGCTGGACACGTTCGATCAGCAGGTTGACCAGCCGTACCTGCTCGGCAGGAAACAGTTGCTTCCAGACATCGCCGAGGCGGCGCATCGCCAGAACGGTGGTCGGTTCGTCGATCTCCGGGTACTTGTGGCGCACGGTGTTCCAGACGCCCTGGATGCTTTCGGGCGACTGAAGTGCACCGACCAGCAGGTTTACGACCACTTCCTCGATCTGGTCGGCGGGAATCATCCCGGTGGCGCTGCTGCGGTAACCGTACCTGCTGTCCGCCTTGGGGATGTAGTAACGGTACTTCTTCCCGGAGGGCTTCTTGCTATAGGTGATGTGGTACTTGCCGCCATCCGGCCCGAACATCAGTCCGCGTAGCAGCGCGTCGGTCTTGTGCCGGGTCTGCGTCTTGCCCATACGCTGATGGGCATCCTCGCCCAGAATCGCCTGCACCCGATCCCACAACTGACGGGTGATGATCGGTTCGTGCTGTCCGGCATACACCGCCCCCTTGTGGCGAATTTCGCCCACATAGATCGGATTGCGCAGCAACTTGGAGAGATACTTTTTGTCCATCGGCGTGCCATTGCGCACACTACCGTCCTTGAGGCGGTTGGGTTTGGTCGTGATCCCCTCCAGGGCCATCTCGCGGATGATGTCGACGATGCAGCGGGTCTCGGTGAATCGAGTGAAAATGCGCCGGATGATCTCGGCATCTTTCTCTACGATGACAAGCCTGCGGTCTTTGATCTCATAGCCCAACGGCGTGTAACCACCCATCCACAGTCCCTTGCGCTTGCTGGCGGCGATTTTGTCGCGGATGCGCTCGCCGGTGACCTCGCGCTCGAATTGCGCGAAGGACAGTAGGATGTTGAGCATCAGCCTGCCCATCGACGTGGTGGTGTTGAACTGCTGCGTGACCGACACAAACGACACCTTGTGGCGCTCGAAAATGTCCACCAGCTTGGCAAAATCAGTCAGGCTGCGCGTCAAGCGGTCGATCTTGTAGACCACCACAATATCGATCTGGTCGGCCATGATGTCGGCCATCAGGCGTTTCAGCGCCGGGCGCTCCATGTTGCCGCCGGAGTAACCACCATCGTCGTAATCGTCACCGACCGGCAGCCAGCCCTCAGCGCGCTGGCTCACGATATAGGCTTGGCCCGCCTCGCGCTGGGCATCAAGGGAGTTGAAGGACTGGTCAAGGCGTTCGTCCGTCGAGACGCGGGTGTAGACGGCACAGCGTTTTTTGGTCACAACGGCGTTCATTTGTCACCTCGCTTCGGCTTGTTCTTGGTAATCCCGAAAAAGAGCGGCCCCGACCACTGGGTGCCGGTGATGTGGCGGGCGACCCCGGACAGGCTCTTGAAACGGCGGCCTTCATATTCAAAAGAGCCATCGGCCTGCGCGGTAACGCGGTGCTCGCGGTTGTCGAACTCGCGCACCAGCACCGTGCCGGGTACTACCTGCACGTCAACGCCGCGCTGAGTTTTGATGGCGGATTGGGCTTCGCCGATCCGCGCCATCTGCGTCTGTACGAGCAGCTTGGCACCCAGAGCTTCCTCTTGAATCTTGTAGGCGACGCGGCCTTCGACGTAGGCCCGGTTGTGGTGGGGCGGACGGTGGGGGAAGTACTTGTCCCAAATTGCCCAAAGATCGTTCATTGCCAGTTTGGGAAGGTTGGCAATTTGCGCCGCCAGAGACGGGCCAACTTGTGGTGCATTCATTTGCAAACTCCTTCTGTAGAGGGGTTTGTATGAACGCGCTCGGGTGGCGAGAAGCCAAGTGGAATATCGCTGTCTTGCGGGCGGGTGGAATGCAGACGGGCAATGGCTGCGGCAATGATCTCTGCGGCTTCCCGCGCGCGCTGTCTCGGTGACAGCAATTCAGGGAGTGTTTGTTCGACGGTCATTTCGGTATCCATTAAATTGTTCAGACCGTCACGAAGAATATGCCTGAGCCATGGTCGGAGTATCCCGTTTGGACGCGCATCAGCAGGCATGAGCGAAACTACGACCGGAGTCTTACTGGCATCGCCGACGGCGTACTACGCTTTTGCGCAGTCTGGCGAGGATGCTGGTACCGATTTCCCGACCAACAGGCGGAACCGGTTGTTCCAACCTGTGGCGCGCCCCCAATCTCGCCGTTGGATCGGTGACACATCTCTAAACGGTAGTCAGCAGAGAGAGGTGCGTCTGGGGTCGCCTCCATTGACCTGATGTTTATCAGGTCATATATTGCACAATGGGCGAGGAGCAATGCCATGAGCAAAAAAAAGGTCGTGAGCATTACGCAGCCGCAGGCAAGAACGCTAAACGTCATCTGCCAAATCCTAGACAGCACGGGCCTGCCGCCCACCGTCAAGGAATTAGCCGAGGCGTTGGGGATTAGTCATGCCAGCGCGCATGAACAGATCAGCCAGCTGGTACGCAAGGGGTATTTGAAGAAAGAAGAAAAAAAGGCACGGAGCATCGTCGTCATCAAGCGCAACGAATGATGGCAATGCACTGATCTCTACAAGGGGAGTTCTGGATGGGGCATGTTCGGCTCGGGGTACTGCCAAGAACGAAGGCGTGGAAGGAGGTCGTCGAACTGATCGCCGCCGGTGCTGACGTCTCCCAGATCGCCAATGCGACCATCACGGCGGCGGAAAAGGCCTTCTCCTTCGTGATGGACGATGTGGGCTACACCGAGGCTGTCTGGTTGATGACACAGATGGCGATTGCTGCCAAGA
The sequence above is a segment of the Gammaproteobacteria bacterium genome. Coding sequences within it:
- a CDS encoding recombinase family protein; its protein translation is MNAVVTKKRCAVYTRVSTDERLDQSFNSLDAQREAGQAYIVSQRAEGWLPVGDDYDDGGYSGGNMERPALKRLMADIMADQIDIVVVYKIDRLTRSLTDFAKLVDIFERHKVSFVSVTQQFNTTTSMGRLMLNILLSFAQFEREVTGERIRDKIAASKRKGLWMGGYTPLGYEIKDRRLVIVEKDAEIIRRIFTRFTETRCIVDIIREMALEGITTKPNRLKDGSVRNGTPMDKKYLSKLLRNPIYVGEIRHKGAVYAGQHEPIITRQLWDRVQAILGEDAHQRMGKTQTRHKTDALLRGLMFGPDGGKYHITYSKKPSGKKYRYYIPKADSRYGYRSSATGMIPADQIEEVVVNLLVGALQSPESIQGVWNTVRHKYPEIDEPTTVLAMRRLGDVWKQLFPAEQVRLVNLLIERVQLLSDGVDIVWRESGWQELAGELRPDTIGGEMLEMEVV
- a CDS encoding DUF2924 domain-containing protein, with the translated sequence MNAPQVGPSLAAQIANLPKLAMNDLWAIWDKYFPHRPPHHNRAYVEGRVAYKIQEEALGAKLLVQTQMARIGEAQSAIKTQRGVDVQVVPGTVLVREFDNREHRVTAQADGSFEYEGRRFKSLSGVARHITGTQWSGPLFFGITKNKPKRGDK
- a CDS encoding MarR family transcriptional regulator, coding for MSKKKVVSITQPQARTLNVICQILDSTGLPPTVKELAEALGISHASAHEQISQLVRKGYLKKEEKKARSIVVIKRNE